In Pirellulales bacterium, one DNA window encodes the following:
- a CDS encoding hemolysin D, whose protein sequence is MPSLADSLVSSSARPLAIRKRPDLEVTRQRYQGRQYWIVKDPVGLNYFRFQEEEFALLNWLDGHTSLDDLRERFEEEFAPQKITLEELGRLIGMLHQSALVIAAVPGQGKQLLKLRWDRKKREFWGAVSNLLAIRFKGIDPERFFNWLHPKVAWFLSTPVVCLCLLMLVSALTLVLVQFDTFRAKLPEFHQFFGPHNWIVLAIAMVFTKILHEFGHGLSCKHFGGECHELGVMFLVLTPCLYCNVSDSWMLPNKWHRAFIGAAGMYVEVCIASIATFIWWFSQPGLLNNVCLSTMFVCSVSTVVFNGNPLLRYDGYYILADLMEIPNLRQKATTILNRRLGEWCLGLEQPEDPFLPTRNQFWFMLYSVAASLYSWFVMLSILYFLLRVFQPHRLEIFGYIIAAASIASLVGRPVYSMGKFFYVPGRIDEVKKPRFYATLAIAVSVLAVIVFMPFPYHVFCTLHVEPQNADSVYVDVSGVLDSQYVHAGDIVQAGAPLADLKSSDLELAIAELNSRHNQILAQLNALRMQQHDDRKAGDIIPEAQKQLTAIEEQLSKKQAEAQRLHLVAHRAGVVIPPPSVPSHPSTDGRLNAWEGTPLDEQNLGATLKPNTLFCKIGDPEKYEAVLVVDQSEIDQVFAGQHVKIMLDEQPGVTLHSQIAEISSDPMKVVPKALSSKAGGSLETKPDESGMLRPANISYEARVPLPDDNDNLLTGLKGQAKIDGPWHSLGWRAWRFLQNTFHFKL, encoded by the coding sequence GTGAAAGATCCTGTCGGGCTGAATTATTTTCGTTTTCAAGAGGAAGAATTTGCGCTGTTGAATTGGCTTGACGGGCACACCAGTCTCGACGATTTACGGGAACGATTTGAGGAAGAATTTGCGCCGCAAAAAATCACGCTGGAAGAGTTGGGCCGCCTGATCGGCATGCTGCATCAAAGCGCGCTGGTGATCGCCGCCGTGCCGGGGCAAGGAAAGCAGCTGCTGAAGCTGCGGTGGGACCGCAAAAAGCGCGAATTCTGGGGCGCGGTTTCCAATCTCCTGGCGATTCGCTTCAAAGGCATCGACCCGGAACGGTTTTTCAATTGGCTGCATCCCAAAGTCGCTTGGTTTCTCAGCACGCCTGTCGTTTGCCTTTGCCTGTTGATGTTGGTTTCGGCCTTGACGTTAGTGCTGGTCCAATTTGACACGTTTCGGGCCAAGCTGCCGGAGTTTCATCAATTTTTTGGCCCGCACAACTGGATCGTGTTGGCCATCGCGATGGTTTTTACGAAAATTTTGCACGAGTTTGGCCACGGTCTTTCCTGCAAGCATTTTGGCGGCGAGTGTCATGAATTGGGCGTGATGTTCCTAGTGTTGACTCCCTGCCTGTATTGCAACGTGTCGGACTCATGGATGCTGCCCAACAAATGGCATCGCGCATTCATTGGCGCCGCCGGCATGTATGTCGAAGTTTGCATCGCCTCCATTGCCACGTTCATTTGGTGGTTCAGCCAACCCGGCTTGCTGAACAATGTTTGCTTAAGCACGATGTTTGTTTGCTCGGTCAGCACGGTAGTCTTCAACGGCAATCCGCTGTTGCGCTACGACGGCTACTACATTCTGGCCGACTTAATGGAAATTCCCAACTTGCGTCAGAAGGCCACGACGATTCTCAACCGAAGGCTGGGTGAATGGTGCTTAGGGTTGGAGCAGCCCGAAGACCCGTTCCTTCCCACGCGCAATCAGTTTTGGTTTATGCTGTACTCGGTGGCGGCCTCGCTGTACAGCTGGTTCGTGATGCTTTCGATTTTGTATTTCTTGCTGCGCGTGTTTCAGCCGCATCGTTTGGAAATTTTCGGCTATATCATTGCCGCGGCGTCGATCGCCAGCCTGGTCGGTCGACCCGTGTACAGCATGGGCAAATTCTTTTATGTTCCCGGGAGGATTGATGAAGTGAAAAAGCCCCGTTTTTACGCCACTTTAGCCATTGCTGTGAGCGTGCTGGCGGTCATTGTTTTCATGCCATTCCCCTACCACGTGTTTTGTACGCTGCACGTAGAGCCGCAAAATGCGGATTCGGTCTATGTGGATGTCAGCGGCGTGCTGGACTCCCAATACGTGCATGCCGGCGACATCGTGCAAGCCGGCGCGCCGTTGGCCGATTTGAAAAGTTCGGATTTGGAATTAGCCATCGCCGAATTGAACAGTCGCCACAACCAAATTCTGGCGCAGCTCAACGCCCTGCGAATGCAGCAGCACGACGACCGGAAGGCGGGCGATATTATTCCTGAAGCGCAAAAGCAATTGACGGCGATTGAAGAGCAACTAAGTAAAAAGCAGGCCGAGGCGCAACGCCTGCACTTGGTGGCCCATCGTGCGGGCGTGGTCATTCCGCCGCCGTCCGTTCCTAGTCATCCCTCGACCGATGGCAGACTAAACGCTTGGGAAGGCACGCCGCTGGACGAGCAGAATTTAGGCGCAACGCTCAAGCCCAACACGCTATTTTGCAAAATTGGCGATCCTGAAAAATACGAAGCGGTGCTGGTGGTCGATCAGTCCGAAATCGATCAAGTATTTGCGGGGCAGCACGTGAAGATTATGCTCGATGAACAACCCGGCGTCACGTTGCACAGCCAAATCGCTGAAATCTCGAGCGATCCGATGAAGGTGGTTCCCAAAGCGCTGTCGAGCAAAGCCGGCGGCAGCTTGGAAACGAAGCCAGACGAAAGCGGAATGCTCCGACCGGCCAACATTTCCTACGAAGCCCGTGTTCCGCTGCCTGACGACAACGACAATTTGCTCACCGGGCTGAAAGGGCAAGCCAAAATCGACGGCCCGTGGCATTCGCTGGGCTGGCGCGCCTGGCGATTCCTGCAAAACACCTTCCATTTCAAGTTGTAG
- a CDS encoding SDR family oxidoreductase, with amino-acid sequence MRKVLVTGGAGFIASHLVDALVERGLQVRVLDNLSTGRLENLEQSRNKIDFLEADLTDPVAVARAVSGMDCIFHQAAIASVPRSVAKPLETHAACATATLTLLDAARKAGVRRVVYAGSSSAYGNSPKPSKQETDLPMAISPYAAAKLAGELYCQSFAAVSEVETVALRYFNVFGPRQDPNSEYSAVIPKFITTMLAGKAPTIFGDGKQSRDFVFVADVVQANLLAAETDVKEVSGHVFNVGSSSRVTLLDLIAQLNELLGTHIKPKLEKERTGDVRESLADISQAQKHLGYEPKVDFEEGLSRSIEYYRSLVKKPAAKAAVGKAVVSK; translated from the coding sequence ATGCGTAAAGTTCTTGTCACCGGCGGCGCCGGCTTCATCGCGTCGCACCTGGTCGATGCTCTGGTTGAACGCGGCCTGCAGGTCCGCGTGCTTGATAATCTTTCCACCGGCCGGTTGGAAAACCTGGAGCAATCGCGCAATAAAATTGACTTCTTGGAAGCCGATTTAACCGATCCTGTTGCCGTTGCCCGCGCGGTTTCGGGAATGGATTGCATTTTTCATCAGGCGGCCATTGCCTCGGTGCCGCGCAGCGTGGCCAAGCCATTGGAAACCCACGCGGCTTGCGCCACAGCCACGCTTACTTTGTTGGATGCCGCTCGGAAGGCTGGCGTGCGCCGTGTGGTTTACGCGGGCTCCAGCAGTGCGTACGGCAATTCCCCCAAACCGAGCAAGCAAGAAACGGATTTGCCGATGGCCATTTCGCCGTATGCGGCGGCGAAGCTTGCCGGCGAATTGTATTGCCAATCGTTTGCCGCCGTCAGCGAAGTGGAAACCGTCGCCTTGCGTTATTTCAACGTGTTCGGCCCCCGGCAAGATCCCAACAGTGAGTACTCGGCTGTCATTCCGAAATTCATCACCACCATGCTCGCCGGCAAAGCGCCCACAATTTTTGGCGACGGTAAGCAATCGCGAGATTTTGTGTTTGTGGCCGACGTGGTGCAAGCGAATCTGCTTGCCGCCGAGACAGACGTGAAAGAGGTTTCTGGGCACGTGTTCAATGTCGGCAGCAGCAGCCGAGTAACGCTGCTCGATTTAATTGCTCAGCTAAACGAGCTCTTGGGCACGCACATCAAGCCTAAACTCGAAAAGGAACGCACCGGCGACGTGCGCGAGAGCCTGGCCGATATTTCGCAGGCCCAAAAGCATTTGGGTTACGAGCCCAAAGTCGATTTTGAAGAGGGCCTAAGCCGCTCGATCGAGTACTATCGATCGCTGGTCAAAAAGCCCGCCGCTAAAGCAGCAGTGGGCAAAGCGGTGGTCAGTAAATAG
- a CDS encoding serine/threonine-protein kinase: MSDSSNHATVVASPLPLLGSSDSHSGPCCQVAMCQGSSPHMSKETRSLLRGRLRMAALLLGGGFGVFFLRQLITVNYHSAEEMFLLLFHGITTLCLLLVGGRLCQKCTFSLAKLRAAELLIFGVPMLFFITLQWLEIRSGNKFLIGVTAPWMLLILTYSLYIPNTWKRAAWVLGIFTLAPTAICIVAAVTIPNYAQDAHASIISMIFMTMVLAAVIGAWGVHTINRLRREVFEAKQLGQYKLKRLLGAGGMGEVHLAEHQLMKRPVAIKLIKPSNAADPTSLARFHREVQATAKLTHLNTIEIFDYGHTNDGTFYYVMEYLPGKSLADLVEQHGPMHPARVVWLLEQICGALAEAHGLGLMHRDIKPGNIFAAERGGVYDVAKLLDFGLAKPLMNTNGDVTLTQQGSITGSPLFMSPEQAASDGEPDARSDIYALGAVAYYLLTGHPPFEGDNAVKVLLAHANKTVTPPSKLQPDIPADLEQIVLHCLEKKPADRFADVATLSASLAQSQLHGKWTAADAQKWWQENGGVSRDGTPTITGASDGTVRDGEVTSGPLRAAKAVAGANGSSTRGSSDATAAEVTQESASRGALVS; encoded by the coding sequence ATGTCTGATTCATCCAATCATGCCACGGTGGTAGCGTCCCCGCTGCCGCTGTTGGGCTCTAGTGATTCGCATAGTGGGCCCTGCTGCCAGGTTGCCATGTGCCAGGGTAGTAGTCCGCACATGTCGAAGGAAACTCGCTCGCTGTTGCGCGGCCGGCTGCGAATGGCGGCGCTGCTGTTGGGCGGCGGCTTCGGCGTGTTCTTCTTGCGGCAATTGATCACCGTCAATTACCACAGCGCGGAAGAAATGTTCTTGCTGTTGTTTCATGGGATAACCACGCTCTGCTTGTTGCTAGTCGGCGGTCGCTTGTGCCAGAAGTGCACTTTTTCGTTGGCGAAGTTGCGCGCGGCCGAACTGCTTATTTTCGGCGTGCCCATGTTGTTTTTCATTACGCTGCAGTGGTTGGAAATCCGTAGCGGCAACAAGTTTTTAATAGGCGTTACCGCGCCCTGGATGCTGCTGATTCTCACGTATTCGCTGTACATTCCCAACACGTGGAAGCGCGCCGCCTGGGTACTGGGCATATTCACCCTTGCTCCCACAGCCATTTGCATTGTCGCCGCCGTCACGATCCCAAATTATGCTCAAGATGCCCACGCGTCCATCATCTCCATGATCTTCATGACCATGGTCCTGGCCGCAGTCATTGGCGCCTGGGGCGTGCACACTATTAACCGCTTGCGGCGGGAAGTGTTCGAAGCCAAGCAATTGGGGCAATACAAGCTAAAACGCCTGCTCGGCGCCGGCGGCATGGGCGAAGTTCACCTGGCCGAACATCAATTGATGAAGCGCCCGGTGGCCATCAAGCTGATTAAGCCCAGCAACGCGGCCGATCCCACGTCGTTGGCCCGTTTCCATCGCGAAGTGCAGGCCACGGCCAAGCTCACCCATTTGAACACCATCGAAATTTTCGATTATGGCCACACCAACGACGGCACGTTTTACTATGTGATGGAATATTTGCCCGGAAAAAGCCTGGCCGATTTGGTCGAACAACACGGACCCATGCACCCGGCCCGAGTGGTGTGGCTGCTGGAACAAATTTGCGGCGCGCTGGCGGAAGCCCACGGTTTGGGATTGATGCACCGCGACATTAAGCCGGGCAACATTTTCGCCGCGGAACGGGGGGGCGTGTACGATGTCGCCAAGCTGCTCGATTTCGGATTGGCCAAGCCGCTGATGAACACCAATGGTGATGTCACGCTTACGCAGCAAGGTTCGATTACCGGTTCGCCGTTGTTCATGTCTCCCGAACAAGCTGCTAGCGACGGCGAGCCCGATGCGCGCAGCGATATTTACGCGTTGGGCGCGGTGGCGTACTACTTGCTTACCGGTCATCCGCCATTTGAAGGCGACAATGCGGTAAAGGTGCTGTTGGCGCATGCGAACAAAACCGTGACGCCGCCATCGAAATTGCAACCTGACATTCCGGCCGATTTAGAGCAGATTGTGCTGCATTGCCTGGAAAAGAAGCCAGCCGATCGATTTGCCGACGTGGCGACTTTAAGCGCATCGCTGGCCCAATCACAATTGCACGGCAAATGGACTGCCGCCGACGCTCAAAAATGGTGGCAGGAAAACGGCGGGGTCAGCCGTGACGGCACGCCGACCATCACGGGCGCCTCAGACGGCACCGTTCGCGATGGTGAAGTCACCAGCGGTCCGCTACGCGCTGCGAAGGCTGTGGCGGGCGCCAACGGCTCCAGCACACGCGGCTCTTCCGATGCCACTGCCGCCGAAGTTACCCAAGAGAGCGCTAGTCGGGGTGCGTTGGTAAGCTAG
- a CDS encoding TatD family hydrolase: MDFIDPHIHMVSRTTDDYELLAKMGCVALSEPAFWAGFDRGSVDGFQDYFRQLTQFEPKRAAWYGMAHFTWLCINAKEAENVKLAREVIAIIPEYLQLPGVLGIGEIGLNKNTRNEATVFLEHVQLAERLEQQILIHTPHLEDKYQGTRMILDMLDDFPRLDHGRVLVDHVEEHTIGLVLERGYWAGMTLYPVSKCTPQRAADMVEMFGPQRLLVNSAGDWGPSKPTAVPDFILTMRKRGHPEELIRQMVYENPLQFFRQSRNFSPPERITLCVTSDFDAQEKKSFVAREKVSGGTRVNP, encoded by the coding sequence ATGGATTTCATCGATCCGCACATTCACATGGTTTCGCGGACCACCGATGATTACGAGCTATTGGCCAAAATGGGCTGCGTGGCCCTCAGCGAGCCGGCGTTTTGGGCCGGCTTCGATCGCGGAAGCGTGGATGGATTTCAAGATTATTTTCGCCAGCTAACGCAGTTCGAGCCTAAGCGGGCCGCTTGGTATGGAATGGCGCATTTTACGTGGTTGTGCATCAACGCCAAGGAAGCGGAGAACGTAAAACTTGCCCGCGAAGTAATTGCCATCATCCCGGAGTATTTACAGCTCCCCGGCGTGCTGGGAATTGGCGAAATCGGCCTGAACAAAAACACACGGAATGAAGCCACCGTGTTTTTGGAGCACGTGCAGTTGGCCGAGCGGTTGGAGCAACAAATTCTCATCCACACGCCGCACTTGGAAGATAAATACCAAGGGACCCGCATGATTTTAGACATGCTGGATGACTTTCCTCGACTGGACCATGGCCGGGTGCTGGTCGACCACGTGGAAGAGCACACCATTGGCTTGGTGTTGGAGCGTGGCTATTGGGCCGGCATGACGCTGTACCCAGTCAGCAAATGCACGCCGCAGCGGGCCGCCGACATGGTGGAAATGTTCGGACCGCAGCGCCTACTGGTTAATTCAGCGGGCGATTGGGGGCCGTCCAAGCCTACGGCCGTGCCCGACTTTATTTTGACGATGCGCAAGCGCGGGCACCCCGAAGAGTTGATTCGGCAAATGGTGTATGAGAATCCGCTGCAATTTTTTCGTCAGAGCCGAAATTTTTCGCCCCCGGAGCGGATAACCCTGTGTGTCACAAGCGACTTCGATGCCCAGGAAAAAAAATCCTTTGTGGCGCGCGAGAAAGTCTCCGGCGGCACGCGCGTTAATCCGTAA
- a CDS encoding S53 family peptidase yields MSPDYAVLKPHQTAGPTGFTPAQIRQAYGFNSITFPGGVKATGSGTTIAIVDAFSSPTIAADLKAFDAQFGIPDPPSFRIVNQNGSSNSAQLPPANADWSVEISLDVEWAHSIAPGASILLVETANNSTANLMAGDIYAKSQPGVVVVSNSWGGGEGLGESTLDSSFTTPSGHAPVQFVFSAGDTGAPASYPSASPNVLSVGGSSLKLTPNNSISSQVVWNDGPGDAGGGGESAIVNGVPLESVPNYQYQDTATNAGLLPTLTGRGTPDVSYNADPNTGFAVRDAAVFGATTPWEIIGGTSAGAPQWSALIAIADQGRALSGKGPLANIQSIVYKLPVADFHDIVTGNNIGNIAGQGYDLASGLGAPAANLVVSGLVAFNGSTVVTPTRPALSNSPGVFYFFAKSMATEGGSDVGAAAAIASTVDAGSGAFGADNALASGQYSDADFLADPSAMQATSLHYDDASLPFASDSSDEGALHHFHVLHDADANASSDALDNYFASM; encoded by the coding sequence ATGAGCCCTGATTATGCCGTTTTGAAGCCGCACCAAACGGCTGGACCAACGGGGTTCACGCCTGCTCAAATCCGTCAAGCCTACGGCTTTAACAGCATTACCTTCCCAGGTGGCGTCAAAGCCACCGGCAGCGGAACCACGATTGCCATTGTTGACGCGTTTAGCTCTCCCACCATTGCGGCCGACCTGAAGGCATTCGACGCGCAATTCGGCATTCCCGACCCTCCGAGCTTTAGAATTGTCAACCAAAACGGCTCGTCCAACTCCGCCCAACTGCCTCCTGCCAATGCAGATTGGTCGGTGGAAATCTCGTTGGATGTGGAGTGGGCGCATAGCATCGCTCCGGGGGCGAGCATTCTACTTGTCGAAACCGCTAACAACAGCACTGCAAATTTGATGGCGGGCGACATCTATGCAAAGAGCCAGCCCGGTGTAGTTGTGGTGTCGAACAGTTGGGGGGGCGGCGAAGGGTTGGGGGAAAGTACGCTCGATTCTTCATTTACCACACCTAGCGGCCATGCGCCCGTGCAGTTTGTATTTTCCGCCGGTGATACCGGCGCGCCCGCTTCTTATCCATCCGCCTCGCCGAATGTTCTCAGTGTCGGCGGATCCAGCTTAAAACTTACGCCCAATAACAGCATTTCCAGTCAAGTAGTTTGGAACGATGGTCCTGGCGACGCCGGCGGCGGTGGCGAGAGTGCAATCGTAAACGGTGTTCCACTGGAGAGCGTGCCGAATTATCAATATCAAGACACGGCAACCAATGCCGGGCTACTTCCTACGTTGACCGGCCGGGGTACTCCTGATGTTTCTTACAATGCCGATCCAAACACCGGTTTCGCCGTGCGAGATGCTGCCGTCTTTGGCGCCACCACTCCCTGGGAAATTATCGGTGGCACCAGCGCCGGCGCACCGCAGTGGTCTGCGTTGATTGCAATTGCCGATCAGGGCCGGGCTTTAAGCGGTAAGGGGCCGTTGGCCAATATTCAATCGATCGTTTACAAGCTGCCCGTCGCCGATTTCCACGATATCGTGACAGGAAACAACATCGGCAACATCGCTGGCCAAGGATACGACTTGGCTTCCGGCTTAGGCGCTCCAGCGGCGAATTTAGTGGTTTCAGGTTTGGTGGCATTCAACGGTTCGACGGTCGTCACGCCCACCCGTCCGGCATTGAGTAATAGTCCGGGGGTATTTTATTTCTTCGCTAAATCGATGGCCACCGAAGGCGGCTCCGACGTTGGCGCGGCCGCTGCTATAGCGTCTACTGTCGATGCCGGCAGCGGTGCTTTTGGAGCCGACAATGCCTTGGCGTCGGGACAGTATTCGGATGCCGATTTCCTCGCCGATCCCTCAGCGATGCAGGCGACGTCGTTGCACTACGATGATGCGTCGCTGCCGTTTGCTTCCGATTCCAGCGATGAAGGCGCCTTGCATCACTTCCATGTTCTGCATGACGCGGATGCCAATGCTTCCAGCGATGCGCTCGACAACTACTTCGCTTCGATGTAA
- a CDS encoding VCBS repeat-containing protein — protein MLPEQRGLLSGFFSRFRNSKRYGRKAKNRFLSAGWRAAVEPLEARRLLVSRVFIDFGDAFPVQATGPFAGTQTLLAITAATLQTNLVGVGGQGQTDQDLLGEFAATPTGGLDLMSFATFLDSPVFNPQGLAPADPATLEAAIVEQIKQALEPFDIQVIPADGNLSNFPVATLAAAGRLEGLNNQVGTIGAPAGDASATVLQYGSDDVYLFIGAEYTLVNNIPVPVFDSISADFAVNVTTPFSQPNRLDSGAIIDASYFLQRVLGNGSGTGTPTDPGLGFGGTGGSYNIALANASLYAIGWDYGLSEVENGTPGPFTNFFDPNVQLVNQAGAMQEAGFTEGFFINGVSPSLPISDTEPAYFPNFNMMQAGMDFNAFMKNPTLGNPSEVFSEPFPLPPLTQDTTLIFPPTFSVNTDPAATVNLYQQMASDPDIGPNPDVVGYVTGTGAYDQIFITRLNATQAKVTVNAYTDDTYTTLVSQAAADDGDPGVVSSYSYTINLTKTAIPGRKDDGKAPTIIVDGLNNNDQVFLDPTLGVGAKPVLIEVHGGADVKTLNITGNGTYNAVYTPAQSTAPLGTSTIINTYAASLLPEGLIPGAAGTLVITGSTVVTTTTTVGKKTTTTKATLPVKTTIMLDHFNPGNESALQLDGFNQLDYTSPGFTNNEYNVVDMLDGSWQISGQNDSTFNPPSLTGNLQFNNIKQFIVDTSKGASTDTVSFATSDEVPTGLHLVSVVMGAQGFGGQDELDFNDSLNADGSPNLEDQNYLISSTQLLPVQSAGSVFTGFTYSGVELLTLNGTQGTDQFTVTPSTKTTYVINGDPSAVQNTLAVHLAGTQYHEFDDTTGNGQWSFDNRMPITFTNIQNIVNQFGKDGVNPADYQSNPVADNASPIYAGSEDSDILAVAASSDSGVSKPLVQVYSAITNKLLYSFYAFSQTFGGGVRVTTADVNGDNGDGTGTPDIIVATGAGTLGEVRVFDGLTLQNAPKNAAGLVTNPNAAILTDITPEAGFKNGFNVASADVDGDGTPDLIVSNGKGAPTVMVFLNNGSGVFNAAPDTTFAAYPKTMVSGVLVAAGDVDGDGISEIVTAPGVGQVALIKVFSYADVSANPAAAPIRQFNGFETTFKGGVSLTMGDLDGDGLDEIILGAGQGGKSRVRVFTGNTGTLEREFQAYTTGNINAPVKVLARDIDGSGVAELYTTPVGTAVTHTVQLLDPLSVTNPLVTPLIAPLVDTIMESAADMKTGINLG, from the coding sequence ATGCTTCCGGAACAAAGAGGTTTGCTGTCGGGGTTCTTTTCACGCTTCCGCAATTCTAAACGCTATGGCCGCAAAGCGAAGAATCGTTTTCTATCCGCTGGCTGGCGCGCGGCTGTCGAGCCCCTGGAAGCCCGGCGGTTATTGGTCAGCCGCGTGTTCATCGATTTCGGCGATGCCTTTCCGGTGCAAGCGACCGGTCCCTTTGCGGGCACGCAGACCCTCCTCGCTATTACTGCCGCAACGCTGCAAACAAACCTTGTTGGGGTCGGCGGACAAGGCCAGACTGACCAAGATTTGTTGGGCGAGTTTGCCGCAACGCCAACGGGCGGTCTGGACTTGATGAGCTTCGCCACCTTTTTGGATTCACCTGTGTTCAACCCACAGGGCTTAGCGCCGGCCGATCCCGCCACGCTAGAGGCTGCCATCGTCGAGCAGATCAAACAAGCATTGGAACCATTTGATATTCAAGTGATTCCAGCCGATGGAAATCTCTCGAACTTCCCGGTAGCAACGCTGGCCGCTGCGGGGCGTCTGGAGGGGCTCAATAATCAAGTTGGCACGATTGGGGCACCAGCCGGAGATGCTTCAGCGACCGTGCTGCAATATGGCAGCGACGACGTCTACCTGTTCATTGGCGCCGAATATACGCTAGTGAACAACATTCCGGTGCCTGTGTTCGATTCCATCTCGGCCGATTTTGCCGTGAATGTGACGACGCCATTTTCTCAACCCAATCGGCTCGACTCGGGCGCTATTATCGACGCCAGTTACTTCCTCCAGCGCGTGCTAGGGAACGGTTCTGGCACAGGCACTCCCACAGACCCGGGATTAGGCTTTGGCGGTACGGGTGGCTCGTACAATATTGCGTTAGCGAATGCCTCGTTATACGCAATTGGTTGGGATTACGGTCTGTCGGAAGTTGAAAATGGCACGCCCGGACCGTTCACGAATTTTTTTGATCCCAACGTTCAACTGGTTAACCAAGCCGGCGCCATGCAGGAAGCCGGCTTCACCGAAGGTTTTTTTATAAATGGAGTTTCCCCCAGTTTGCCGATCAGCGACACGGAGCCGGCGTACTTTCCAAATTTCAACATGATGCAGGCGGGGATGGACTTCAATGCGTTCATGAAGAATCCCACGCTTGGCAATCCCTCGGAAGTGTTCTCGGAACCTTTCCCGTTGCCTCCGTTGACACAAGACACCACATTGATTTTTCCGCCTACCTTTAGCGTCAACACCGATCCGGCGGCCACGGTGAATTTGTATCAGCAAATGGCCAGCGATCCCGATATCGGCCCGAATCCTGACGTCGTGGGCTACGTGACGGGAACCGGTGCGTACGATCAAATTTTCATTACGCGGCTGAATGCCACTCAGGCCAAAGTCACCGTCAATGCTTACACGGACGACACATACACCACGTTAGTCAGCCAGGCTGCTGCGGACGACGGCGACCCAGGCGTAGTCTCTAGCTACAGCTACACCATCAATCTCACCAAAACAGCGATTCCTGGTCGCAAGGACGATGGCAAAGCGCCCACCATTATTGTGGATGGGCTCAATAACAATGACCAAGTCTTTCTGGACCCCACCCTGGGTGTTGGCGCCAAACCCGTACTGATTGAAGTTCACGGTGGTGCGGATGTGAAGACGCTCAACATTACTGGCAATGGCACCTATAACGCGGTCTACACCCCGGCCCAGTCCACGGCTCCGCTAGGAACGAGCACAATTATTAACACCTATGCCGCCAGCCTCCTTCCGGAAGGCCTAATTCCCGGTGCGGCAGGGACCTTGGTGATCACCGGTTCGACGGTCGTTACGACCACCACGACGGTTGGCAAGAAAACTACGACCACGAAGGCAACGCTGCCGGTCAAGACGACCATCATGCTCGACCATTTCAATCCAGGGAATGAAAGCGCGTTGCAGTTAGACGGATTCAACCAGCTCGATTATACCTCACCGGGTTTTACCAATAACGAATACAACGTGGTGGACATGCTGGATGGCTCGTGGCAGATATCCGGCCAGAACGACAGCACATTTAATCCGCCTTCGCTCACCGGCAATTTGCAATTCAACAATATTAAGCAATTCATCGTCGACACGAGCAAAGGTGCAAGCACCGATACCGTCAGCTTTGCCACGTCCGACGAAGTGCCCACAGGCTTGCACTTGGTCAGCGTGGTGATGGGCGCCCAGGGATTTGGCGGCCAAGACGAACTCGATTTCAACGATTCGCTGAATGCAGATGGTTCGCCAAATTTGGAAGACCAGAATTACTTGATTTCCAGCACGCAGTTGCTGCCGGTGCAGTCCGCCGGTTCGGTGTTTACCGGCTTTACCTATAGTGGCGTGGAATTGCTGACGCTGAACGGCACCCAGGGAACCGATCAATTTACCGTTACGCCCAGCACCAAAACCACGTACGTTATCAACGGTGATCCTTCCGCGGTGCAGAACACACTGGCGGTTCATTTGGCCGGCACGCAGTATCACGAATTCGACGACACCACGGGCAACGGCCAATGGTCGTTCGACAACCGCATGCCGATTACGTTTACCAACATCCAGAACATCGTCAATCAATTTGGCAAAGACGGTGTGAACCCGGCAGATTACCAGTCGAATCCGGTGGCCGACAACGCCTCGCCAATTTATGCCGGCAGTGAGGATAGCGACATTCTGGCGGTGGCCGCCAGCTCCGACAGCGGTGTCAGCAAGCCGTTGGTCCAGGTGTATAGTGCCATCACCAACAAGTTGCTGTATAGCTTCTATGCGTTCTCACAAACCTTTGGCGGCGGCGTACGGGTTACCACCGCCGACGTGAATGGCGATAACGGTGATGGAACTGGAACGCCGGACATCATTGTCGCCACGGGCGCCGGCACGCTGGGCGAAGTAAGGGTATTCGACGGCTTAACGCTGCAAAACGCTCCGAAAAATGCCGCAGGGTTGGTCACGAATCCGAACGCAGCGATATTGACTGACATCACTCCCGAAGCCGGATTCAAAAACGGCTTTAATGTAGCTTCGGCCGATGTCGATGGCGACGGCACCCCAGATTTGATCGTCTCTAACGGCAAGGGCGCGCCAACGGTCATGGTGTTCCTCAACAATGGATCGGGCGTCTTCAACGCCGCGCCAGATACAACTTTTGCCGCTTATCCCAAAACCATGGTTTCGGGCGTGTTGGTGGCCGCGGGCGATGTCGATGGCGACGGCATTTCGGAAATTGTCACCGCTCCGGGCGTGGGGCAAGTGGCCTTAATCAAGGTATTCAGCTACGCCGATGTGTCGGCCAATCCGGCGGCAGCGCCGATTCGCCAATTCAATGGCTTCGAGACCACGTTCAAAGGAGGCGTGTCGCTTACCATGGGCGACCTGGATGGCGATGGCCTGGATGAAATCATCCTTGGCGCCGGGCAAGGTGGGAAATCACGCGTACGGGTCTTCACCGGCAATACCGGCACGCTGGAAAGAGAATTCCAAGCGTACACCACCGGTAACATTAACGCTCCGGTGAAAGTTCTGGCCCGCGATATTGATGGCAGCGGGGTTGCTGAGCTATATACCACGCCGGTCGGAACGGCTGTGACGCACACAGTGCAGTTGCTCGATCCGTTGTCGGTTACCAATCCGCTGGTGACGCCGCTAATTGCTCCCTTGGTCGACACGATCATGGAGAGCGCCGCGGATATGAAAACCGGAATCAATCTGGGTTAG